In one Rhopalosiphum padi isolate XX-2018 chromosome 3, ASM2088224v1, whole genome shotgun sequence genomic region, the following are encoded:
- the LOC132926281 gene encoding uncharacterized protein LOC132926281 translates to MNVYASFVFEKDELEYNGTLTHQMITFSKDIDPALVTYMKIEKMTIRELVKAIKKRLCGNFRVYKFMKYEVGTSMLLYAIPTVKVDDTDQGQFKLVSSHEGLKIVLLEALADLKCAYTQISPDFVLTDEDPLKNWSLTATTYSDTQELRVINGLQRIDYCTATLNTVMVHIKNVQLSKILYVIMHTSTAGPNMVRDNRWSRILNSKRVCDTFRMPRTSKTSRKILRDVQLAVSDPKMTPSELWNLAMDYIDGLL, encoded by the coding sequence atgAACGTTTACGCTTCGTTCGTGTTTGAAAAAGACGAACTGGAATACAACGGGACCTTAACTCATCAGATGATTACATTCTCGAAAGACATAGACCCCGCGTTAGTAACGTATATGAAGATAGAGAAGATGACCATCCGCGAGCTCGTCAAGGCCATAAAAAAACGGTTGTGCGGCAACTTCAGAGTGTACAAGTTTATGAAATACGAAGTGGGCACGAGTATGCTGCTGTACGCCATTCCCACGGTGAAGGTCGACGACACAGATCAGGGCCAGTTTAAGTTGGTGTCCAGCCACGAGGGGCTGAAGATAGTTTTGCTGGAGGCCTTGGCGGACTTGAAGTGCGCGTACACCCAAATCTCGCCGGACTTTGTATTGACCGACGAAGACCCGCTGAAAAACTGGTCGTTGACCGCGACCACGTACTCCGATACCCAAGAGCTGAGAGTGATTAATGGCCTGCAGCGCATCGACTATTGTACTGCGACTCTGAACACGGTGATGGTGCACATCAAAAACGTCCAGCTGTCCAAAATACTGTACGTGATCATGCACACGAGTACAGCGGGACCGAACATGGTGCGTGACAACAGGTGGTCAAGGATCCTGAACAGCAAACGGGTCTGCGACACATTTAGAATGCCCAGGACGAGTAAGACGTCTCGGAAAATCCTGCGGGACGTTCAGTTGGCGGTAAGCGACCCGAAAATGACTCCGAGCGAGCTGTGGAACTTGGCCATGGATTACATAGATGGATTATTATAG